The Salvia miltiorrhiza cultivar Shanhuang (shh) chromosome 2, IMPLAD_Smil_shh, whole genome shotgun sequence DNA window CAGCTCGCCCTCGGAGGAGGAGACAATCCCAAGCGGATCAGAGAGATTAACCACGGCGCTGCTTCTGCCTCTACTCTTGCTTGCACCACTTCGCGCTTGCCCTCTTCCACGTCAGGTATTTGCGTGTGATGAATGTTATCCAACCTCTCTCTTTCCCCATACTGTTACAGAGTAAAAGTGATGGAGAATAAGATCCAGAAGAGTCGGTGGAAAAACTATTGcttcttctttatttatttttaataattaatcaatttatctagatttatttatttttctgattTTACTTGGTGATCTAGGGTTTGAGCTGGGACACTTTCCAGCAGAAGTAAACTCTCCGGCGGTTTTCCGGTGCGTTAGAGTGAGCGCGGTGGACGACGCTGAGGAGCATTTCGCTTATCAGACGGCTCTCAACATCGGCGGTCATGTTTTCAAGGGGATTCTGTACGATCAAGGCTGTTACGGCGGTGGCGAGAGTTCCTCCGGCTCTCAACAGCAGCAGCCCCTTGATCTCATCGCCGCCGCGGCAGCCAGCTCCTCCGCCGTTGCCGCCACCACTAGTAGCCAGCATATCACGATGCTCGACCCTTCGGTTTATCCAACTCCGCTCAGCGCTTTCATGGCGGGTACGCAGTTCTTCCCTCCACCAAGACCTTGAAAGGGACTTTTGAGGGATTTATTTTCCTTTTACTCTGAAAATTGAGGAGAACATTCGATATTGGTAGTGTTTTAATCCTATCTCATTGAAGAAAGCAATGCCTTTGGATCcttcttattgtttatttttgttgggATTTCAATTATGATTGAACTTGTTATTTATCATTATTGATATTGTTGCTCTTATCGAGAACCTTTTAGTTTTCTTGTAT harbors:
- the LOC131010362 gene encoding protein EXPRESSION OF TERPENOIDS 1-like — translated: MSGFFSLGGKEQQQQDPETDTNNSLFVFKNQEIYNKGFELWQQYYQLHHQRLQHDVKDTTTAAADESSTYRSASSGLREMRQGRSGAEGINCQDCGNQAKKDCVHLRCRTCCKSRGFDCQTHVKSTWVPAAKRRERLHHQLALGGGDNPKRIREINHGAASASTLACTTSRLPSSTSGFELGHFPAEVNSPAVFRCVRVSAVDDAEEHFAYQTALNIGGHVFKGILYDQGCYGGGESSSGSQQQQPLDLIAAAAASSSAVAATTSSQHITMLDPSVYPTPLSAFMAGTQFFPPPRP